The following coding sequences are from one Ornithodoros turicata isolate Travis chromosome 1, ASM3712646v1, whole genome shotgun sequence window:
- the LOC135377685 gene encoding uncharacterized protein KIAA0513-like, whose product MTRSTAYTMISDGSTRTQGPAGKPHIFSSLFAMKADVEPQTDNAQAIKTGSRDSEDAGNHPPGLLTSVLGNNCRIITDLSSKLEAALSFSFDSTEDAITGEPSNSSKSELSPGKQHLLQLHLGTSECSVTEKVQQWKESSRVAKRTFGSCRDRSVYGQPQISAGGSPKLVAGRRDASHESLETLDDSGHNSSACSVEQDAVSSVFLKDSVGIGSESDTCGPSTSVDSSDTESPVHGALLRTASDDGSLHSLTSSFSGDSQRDEATEWMAKFMKSFVGRIFEDHNTISFEEKAYFGELCRHEDGRLWFSRYVNIQRVHSKRVSESTFYSLVQHFAIVLFECVEADDFTPAKTLMNMCFTFYHEVMRNGCLRKEYLYMYLKEQPIWKSLRFWNAAFFDALQSERTHRPLPTRSDISNYSPEDIQDEQTFQGNLTFGQLGTFTHNMHAFGLSKEFCYEFLRKQCAIANLPQEHVAALKGHIEWLYRASKPTSQ is encoded by the exons ATGACCCGGTCTACAGCCTATACAATGATCAGCGATGGGAGCACCCGCACTCAAGGTCCTGCAGGAAAACCTCATATCTTCTCCTCACTCTTCGCAATGAAGGCTGATGTCGAACCACAAACGGACAATGCACAAGCAATCAAAACTGGCTCTAGAGACAGTGAAGATGCTGGGAATCACCCTCCAGGCCTACTCACTTCAGTACTCGGGAATAATTGTCGCATCATTACAGACTTATCATCTAAATTAGAGGCTGCCCTAAGCTTTAGTTTTGACAGCACTGAAGATGCTATCACTGGAGAACCATCGAACTCTTCAAAGTCAGAACTGTCCCCTGGAAAGCAGCACTTGCTTCAACTTCACTTGGGCACATCAGAATGCAGCGTCACTGAGAAGGTTCAGCAGTGGAAAGAAAGCTCTCGTGTTGCAAAACGTACATTTGGTAGCTGTAGAGATCGTTCAGTATATGGTCAGCCACAAATTTCAGCTGGAGGATCACCAAAGCTTGTTGCTGGGCGACGAGATGCCTCACATGAGTCCCTCGAAACATTAGACGATAGTGGTCACAATAGCAGTGCATGCTCAGTCGAGCAAGATGCTGTTTCTTCCGTCTTCCTCAAAGATTCTGTTGGAATTGGTAGTGAGTCCGACACCTGTGGGCCAAGTACAAGTGTCGATTCTTCAGACACAGAGTCCCCAGTGCATGGAGCACTACTACGAACTGCTTCTGACGATGGTTCTTTGCACTCATTGACGTCTAGCTTCAGTGGTGACAGCCAACGAGATGAAGCGACTGAGTGGATGGCAAAATTCATGAAGTCCTTTGTTGGCCGGATATTTGAAGATCA CAATACTATCAGCTTTGAAGAAAAGGCATATTTTGGAGAACTCTGCAGACACGAAGATGGGAGGTTATGGTTCTCCCGCTACGTGAACATTCAG CGTGTCCATAGCAAGAGAGTTAGTGAATCAACATTCTACAGTCTGGTACAGCACTTTGCTATCGTACTCTTTGAGTGTGTTGAAGCAGATGACTTCACACCTGCAAAAactcttatgaacatgtgcttCACGTTTTATCACGAAG TTATGCGTAATGGATGCCTGAGAAAAGAATATCTCTACATGTACCTAAAGGAGCAGCCCATCTGGAAATCTTTACGCTTCTGGAATGCAGCATTTTTCGATGCATTGCAGTCTGAACGCACACACAGGCCACTACCTACCAG AAGCGACATCAGCAATTATAGTCCTGAAGACATTCAAGATGAGCAGACCTTCCAAGGAAATCTGACTTTTGGGCAACTTGG AACCTTCACTCACAACATGCACGCCTTTGGCCTGAGCAAAGAGTTCTGCTACGAATTTTTACGGAAGCAGTGTGCCATTGCAAATCTACCTCAAG AGCATGTAGCAGCACTCAAGGGTCATATCGAATGGCTGTACAGAGCCTCAAAGCCTACATCACAGTAG